Part of the Nostoc sp. ATCC 53789 genome, AAACCATCTTGCAAGTCTAACTTTACATTAGGATGCTGTTTTAAGATAATCTCGGCTGTTTCTTTCGGGCGCAGCATTGTGCTACTTACTGCAAAATCAATCGCTACCTCTTGGAGAAATTCGCCTGCTTTTTGCGACTGTTGTCTACCGTTGTCATTGAGGGGGACATCAATTTGTCCTTGAAACCGGGTTTGGCGATTCCAGTCGGTTTCGCCGTGACGCACTAGCAACAACCTGACTCCTTGATGATCTGGTCGCAATGAGGGTAAAGTTTCTCCTGTATGTTGCGTCTGATTTAAAGATTCTAGCTGGACTGGTTCGCCCAATCCCCCAGCAAAATTAAGTACGCTGATGCCACAGTTAGATTGCTGTATGGAATGGTAGCGACTTGCAGGGATTCCCAAGGCTGTGCTGATTAGGGCGCGATTAATGCCGTTATGTCCCACTATGAGAATAGTTTCGCCTTGATGCTGAGACAAAGTTTCTTGCCAAAACTGCCGCGCTTGTTCGTATAAAGCAAGAACAGGAAAATGTTCTCTTGTTCCTTCTGCATCATTAAGCAGCATCCGCAGTTCGTCTGGGCGTTGATGCCAAGTGCGGTAGTCTTCGGCAAATTTTTGCTTAACTTCAGCAGTTAGCAGTGCTTCCCATAAAGGAAGGTCGATTTCTAGTAGTAAATCAGAAACTTGAATTACAGCAGATTGTTCGGAACGAGTAGCTAACTCACTATGAATAATATCTGCTGTGTGTTTTGCTCGTTGCAGAGGACTGCTGTAAATAGCATTAAATGAAATATTGCTGAGGGCTTTGCCAGCTTTACTGGCATCGTTACGACCTTTCTCGGTTAATGTTGACGCATCAGTGCGTCCCTGAATACGCCGCTCGGTGTTATAACCACTTTGACCGTGGCGCACAATGATGACACGAGTCATCTCAAAGCCCTCCTGTATCTAGACGATTAATTTTACTGCAAAATGATTGCAGAATTACCGACTCAGGAAAGCGGATTTAGTTAAAAGGGTAGTTAAGAATCGCAACTATACAGGCAAAACCCACCTCTGTGGGTTTCAAACCCTCAATTATTTCCCTAATCAAGCTAGTGGTCTATGTCATTAATTCTGATGGGTTATAAAAGTTCGTAGTAAGGACTTTAGTCCTTGATTTGAGCGATAAATCGCTCACTACAAACCTAGCAAAATTAATGCGATAGACCACTAGTGGTTAATGTCATTAAGGTGTTCAGATCCCCCACTTCTTAAAAAAGCCGGGGATCTCGCAACCCAGTGCATTAAACGTAGCGACTGTCTTAAAAGTCAAGCGATCGTTAACAAAAAAACGTGGGTTGGAGCATTGACGCAACAGAGGAACGCTGCGCTAGATTCGGCGGTGTCTGGTACGGGCTAGAAGACTTATGGCTTGTAGTCTAGATAGTCAAAGCCCGCACCAGACACTCCGCTTCGCCGCCGAATCTTCCTCGGTTGCTGGATTTCTCGTGTAGGCAAAAACAGCATGAAAAATTTACCCCAGTTATAGGGGAGCATCAATGCGGATGCCGTACATTGCTGGCTCTGGGCATCAAGCAAAGTATAAAAAGGTTGACTTGTGATTAAACATTGACAATTGGTTTAAAGTTGTCAGTTAGACACCAAGGCAAATTATCTCGAACCATTGCATTTAAAATGACTAACATCTTATGAACGCAAGCAGTTAGGGCCAATTTTTTGGATTTACCACGTTCGACAAGGCGCTGATAAAAGGCTTTGATAACGGGATTATGACGCATAGCAACCACAGCACCCATATAAAGAGTCGCTCGAACATGGGCACGACCACCATTAATCATCCGCTTACCTTTGTGTTGACCACTATCATGATTGATCGGTGCAACACCAACTAAACGAGAGATTTGTTTGGCAGTTAATTGACCGAGTTCTGGTAAGTCAGAAACGAGGGTAGTAGAAATAACTTGACCAATACCAGGAGTAGTTTTGAGTAAATTGACTTTATCAATCCATTGTTGATTATTTTGCGTCAATTCCTGAATTTGTTGATTGAGCTGTTTGAGACGCTCTTCAAGATATTCAATATGAGCCTCAATATCTGCTAATGCTTTACCACGGGCACGCGCCCGACGATTTTTCTCAGCAGTCTGCATCTCGACTAACTGTCTTCTGCGACTAATTAATTCGCCCAGTTGACGCGCTGTTTCAGATTCAATTGCTAACACCTGGGGTTTCATTGCTTCCCCAAAGTGTGCCAAAATTTGTGCATCAATAGCATCAGTTTTTGCCAACCGACCTGTGGCTTTCGCAAAATCTCTTCCAAGGCGTGGATTAATTAATGCTACTGGTAAAAGTGCTGCCTGCAATTGGATAATAAGTTCTGTTTCTAATCCTCCTGTTGCTTCTAACACAATCAGATTTAAATCAAATGATTTGAGTTGTTCTACTAGATGAGATATTTCTACTTCTGTATTAGCAACTTTCAATGCTTTACCCATTGGACGGATATAAACATCGAGAGTTGCTTTACTCACATCAATGCCTACCCATTGAGAAATATTTTCCATATTTCACTCTCAACTAATTTCTGTACCCTGTTTTGAATTCATCCCCTTGATTTAACTCATCCTTGCCCGATACGGACTGTATACTTTAAATATCAGCGTTTAAAGCTTTGACCCCGGCGACTGTTCGAGTTCTGTCAAAGAGATTGTTGTAGTGACCCATGCTACGAAGCGGTCTATTATGACCAAGGTTGGGACGGTCTACTACTATTTCTAAGATACAAGGTTGGGTGAAGCGGAGCGCAACCCAACATAATATAGGACTTACGCAAATTATCTCTCAAACTCTGATTTCTCTGTGCCCTCTGTGCCTCTGTGGTAGCCTGCGGCACTTCGTGTCTACGTTATTCCGTAACTCGTGCGTAAGTCCTAATATATCAGAATGTTGGGTTACGCAAAGCCTCCACCCAACCTACTAGCGCGGCAAGCTCAACTTTATACCTGATTATTCTCTCCCTAAATCTAACTGTACTTGCAATCCATCATTGTCATTGCCAGACTGAGCGGGTGTTAAGAAAACAGAAGTGTCTGGCTGTGATAATGTCTCGTTAAAGCGGATTTTGACTGGAGTTTTGTCTGTTCTATTATTATTAGAGATTGTTGATGGATTAGTTTGCTCAAAAAACTTTCCAAAGTCATCTTGGGCTGTTCTATTATCAATTCCGACTAGAGAATCACCAGTTAATCTATATTGTCCTGAATTTAAGCTTGATGCTGGTGACTGGGCGTACACCTGGCTTCCTAAGCTTGCAAAAGCTGTGGTAATTCCCAACAAAGCAATAATTTTGGCGTTCATTTTTTTGTCCAAATTATCTTTAATATTGCTTGTCTTTATTCTCTGGGCAAATTATTTTAATTAACTCTATCGTTAGGTTCTACTACAATAATTGTATTGCGTATATACTTGGCTCGTCAATTATTTCTGCTCTATATCGGGTAAAATAAACAGACAAAATATTAACCAAGCTATAACGTTGCTATTCTTTGAGATAGTGTGATTATCTAATTTCGTTTCCCAGCGATCGCAGTTACGTTCGTTGAAATATACCAATCGCTCCACTAACGCAATCATACAAGCGATCGCTAATCAATATTATTCCTGCTCTCAAATCCTTTCTATATCTTGCCCTGCATAGAGAATTCGCACAACTCCAATGTTTTAATATTGCTCGAAGTAAAAATAATTATAGCCAGTGTTATCCTAAGAAATATTAGGAATTAACAATTAGTTAGGCAAATGAGTATCACCGTTAATGTTTCTGAAGTAACTGCCAAGTTTTCTGAATTGCTGAGTCAGGTATTACTTGGTGAAGAAGTGGTGATTGCACAGAAAGGTATTCCAGTTGCACGCCTAGTAGCTCTCACAGATACAGCCTCACCTCGAATTCCAGGATTGGATAAAGGTAAAGTTATCATTGCACCAGATTTTGACGAGCCTTTACCAGAAGATATCCTAAATGATTTTGACAGTTCTAATCTAGTTTAGCGATGAGAGCTTTACTGGATACTCATGTATTTATTTGGTGGGTAACAGATGACCCTCAGTTATCTTCCACTAGTCGCAGTATAATTGCTGATTCAGGTAATATTTTATTTCTGAGCGTGGCAAGTGTTTGGGAGATTGTCATCAAGACTAAATCGGGTAAGCTAACTTTACCTGAACCTGTAGAAGAATATATTCCAAACCGACTAGCACTAAACCGCTTCGAGAGTCTAGACATTCAAATGACACACACTCTACAGGTTGCCAATTTGCCAAACATCCACCGAGATCCGTTTGACCGGATTCTGATTGCCCAAAGTCAAGTAGAGAATTTGCCAATTGTAACCATAGACCAGAAAATTGCACAGTATTCTGTCGAGATTATCTGGTAATTAAAGCTTAGAAATAACGATCGCACCTTGGTTGATGAAAAAATAGCGATGTTTAACGACAGACAAGCCAAAGAAGCATCTACGTATCTAATCAGGGACTTCATCAAGCTATTTGATCCTGAATGCGTTCTTCTCTCAACTCATCTATAAAGGCATTAACATCAAAGTTTTCTGGTAATTCTGCCTCTACAACTAAAATCCCTTGTTTTCGATAAATGTTTGGTTGGTTAAGGGGCGGTACATTCGCTATCTCAGAGTTTTGTTGAGTATGTTCTTCAGTGACTTGTTGACTCAGCGTATTAATTTTTTCTGCAATAGCTTGCAAAACAAATTGCTCAGTCGAAATTCCCTGACTACTTGCCCATTTTTCAATCTTTTGTTGGAGTTGGGGAGGAAAGTTTATAGATGTAAATACAATTAACACTCCAATTGTAAAAGGCGATCGCCTACGACGGGCTACGTTTACGCATCTTAGTTGATGAAACAAAAGAATCGCTCAAAACTACTAGATTGCAAACTCTATCGCCTGGACTCGCTCTTTTAATTACGAATTAATTTTTTAGCCAATCGCCACAACAGATAAAAAGGTAAAATTAATATCGCTAACAAAATTTGCACAAACTGACCTAATCGACGTAACCAGATAGCACGGGGAGTAGACTGGCGTTGCAGGATTGCTAGATTTTCTCGAATTGTTGTTGTAGTGGGATGATTAACTCCTAACACTCGTTGGCACATTGCCAAAGCTTCTACGTACAGAGGTTCAGCTTTGCTATAGCGTTCTTGGCTATAGTAGAGGAAAGCTAAATTGTTCAGGCTAGCAGCCATATCCGGATGGTCGCCAGCAAACAGGCGCTTTGTCATTGCCAAAGCTTCTACGTACAAAGGTTCGGCTTCGCTGTAGCGTCCTTGCCTTTTGTAGAGAGCAGCTAAATTGTTCAAGCTAGCAGCCACATCTGGATGGTCGCCAGCAAACAGGCGCTTTGTCATTGCCAAAGCTTCTACGTACAAAGGTTCGGCTTCGCTGTAGCGTCCTTGGCTATAGTAGAGAAAAGCTAAATTGTTCAAGGTAGTAGCCATATCCGGATGGTCGCCAGCAAACAGGCGCTTTCTCATTGCCAAAGTTTCTACGTACAAAGGTTCGGCTTCGCTGTAGCGTTCTTGGCTATTGTAGAGCAAAGCTAAATTGTTCAAGCTAGCAGCTACATCCGGATGGTCGCCAGCAAACAGGCGCTTTCTCATTGCCAAAGCTTCTACGTACAGAGATTCGGCTTCGCTGTAGCGCCCTTGGCTATTGTAGAGAGCAGCTAAATTGTTCAAGCTAGCAGCCACATCCGGATGGTCGCCAGCAAACAGGCGCTTTGTCATTGCCAAAGCTTCTACGTACAGAGGTTCGGCTTCGCTGTAGCGTCCTTGGCTATAGTAGAGCAAAGCTAAATTGTTCAAGCTAGCAGCCATATCCGGATGGTCGCCAGCAAACAGGCGCTTTCTCATTGCCAAAGCTTCTACGTACAAAGGTTCGGCTTCGCTATAGCGCCCTTGGCTATAGTAGAGGAAAGCTAAATTGTTCAAGGTAGTAGCCATATCCGGATGGTCGCCAGCAAACAGGCGCTTTCTCATTGCCAAAGCTTCTACGTACAAAGGTTCGGCTTCGCTGTAGCACCCTTGGCTATTGTAAAGACCAGCTAAATTGTTCAAGCTAGCAGCCACATCCGGATGGTCGCCAGCAAACAGGCGCTTTCTCATTGCCAAAACTTCTACGTACAAAGGTTCGGCTTTGCTGTAGCGCCCTTGGCTATAGTAGAGCAAAGCTAAATTGTTCAAGCTAGCAGCCACATCCGGATGGTCGCCAGCAAACAGGCGCTTTCTCATTGCCAAAGCTTCTACGTACAAAGGTTCGGTGTCGCTATAGCGCCCTTGGCTATAGTAGAGGAAAGCTAAATTGTTCAAGATAGTAGCCATATCCGGATGGTCGCAAGCAAACAGGCGCTTTCTCATTGCCAAAGCTTCTACGTACAAAGGTTCGGCTTCGCTGTAGCGCCCTTGGCTATTGTAAAGACCAGCTAAATTGTTCAAGCTAGTAGCCACATCCGAATGGTCGCCAGCAAACAGGCGTTTTCTCATTGCCAAAGCTTCAATGTACAGAGGTTTGGCTTCGCTGTAGCGTCCTTGGCTATTGTAAAGACCAGCTAAATTGTTCAAGCTAGTAGCCACATCCAGATGGTCGCCAGCAAACAAGGATTGGAAAACATTTACGCATTCTCTACTCCAAGGTTCTGCTAATTGATATAATCCTTGTCCATTGTAAAATCTTCCTATCCCCACAAATATCCAAATTAGTTCATCATTGGGGACTGAAGCTAAAGAAATTATCTGTACCTCTTTTGCTTCTTTTATCTCTGCAATTATGCGTTTACTCAGGTCTTCGAGATGGGGAACGATATCTCTGATGCTTTCAATCTGCTTAGAAGTGGGTGAATTGGGAAGGCTTTGGGCAAGGGTTATCATGGCGGTGGCAAAGATTGTTTCTAAAACCGATTTGGTTTCGCCAGAGTTTGCTAACTCCTCTTGCAAAAACCACCGCACTAAGGCATGAATTTTATAACATCCTTCTCTTTCTTCTACCAGTTGCAGCAAGTTACGCCCGTAAAGTTGCTTTTTAGCTTGGTTTAATTCATCTTCTGACCAAGTTAGCTGTCTTTCTTCCTGATTTTCTCCCTCCCCTCCAACTGTTGCCACCCAAATAACCAAATCCCAAAGAATCAGTGCAGGAGAAAATAAACTCAAAAATCTTCCTAATTGTTGCGCCAGTGGGTCGAGTTCTTCCCAAGTTAAAGCAAAGGCGGCTTTGACCCCCAATTGAGTTGGGTGAATGGTTTTCCGGTCTTGTAAAGCTTCTTCTGCTAATTTACGTTCTTGCAATCGCCCAAACATCATATCTAAAGATATGTCCGGGTCGCGTACCAAATAAGCTCCTACTAACTCTATCCCCAAAGGCAAATATTCCAGACATTCACATATATTTGTTGCGGCTTGTGGTTGGTTTTCAACTCGCTTATCTTTTTCCCCCAACAGCCGTTTTAACAGTTCTAAGGCTTTGCCTGGTTCTTTTTGGGGTGAGAGAACATCTAAGGAAATCTCTTGAATAAAATTCGGGTCTAAATGCCGCAGTCGAGTAGTAATTAAAACTTGGAAGCGGTTATCCTTGGGAACGACTTGGCGGAGGTTGTCTAAATCAGTTACGTCATCGAAGACGATTAAAATCGGCAACTCAGAGTTAGGATATCTAGACCAACACCAGGCGACTTGTTCTTCAAGGCTTAAAAATCTTTCTCCTAATTCTTGGGGAATCTCCAAATCAAACTGCAACCGAAAAAACTCTAAAACTTCGGCGGCGAGATTGGTTTCTCTGTCGTTAAACCAGGTAATCCCGCCATAATCTTGTTGATATCGTCTAGCGTATTGGGTGGCTAATTCAGTTTTGCCTACGCCTCCCATTCCCGCTATTGCTACATAGTCTTTGTGCTGCAAGTCTTCATGCAGCATTGTCAGTTGCGTTTCTCGCCCGACAAAATGAACAGAACCGCGATAAGGGATAGATTTTGTGGGAGTTAACTTTGTCCGTTCCCCGTCAGACGGCTTCAGTCAGTTAAAGGTGACTGGGGCGTTAAATGTATTGCCTTGGAAAACATTCTTTATCTCATTTGCCAAATTTTTATAGTTAATACTATTTGGCTGTTGCGGCTGCGACTTCAGCGTATCGGCAAATTCTTGTATAGATTGAATAAATTGAGGATTTGGTTCAGTTTTAGCTGCTTCTGCCAATTCTTTTATTGCTTCTGCCACTTCCGGATTAGCTTTAGCCGCAGATTCCACCTCTAGCAGAGCCTTACCATAATCGATCGCTTGTTCTGGTGCTTTCTCGATCGCTGCTACAGTATGGGGAGACTGTTTTTTGAGGGTGACGAGAAACTTGCCAGCCTTATCCAATAAGGTTTCTGTTACCTTTTCGGTTGTTTTTTCTAAAGCTTTGGTGGCTATTACAGAACCGATTGCGATCGCCGCAGTTTCAAGTATCATATCCTGCCTTGGCTATGTGTATCCTATTTACTTATTAACACACTGCTTTTGTTCTAAATTCCGCAGCTAAGTTAAAAAACCCAGATTTAACTCAGCGTTACATATCTTGCATAGTTCAGTATTACCATCTCTATTCATTGCGTCTGATATCTAGGTTTTTTGGAATTGAAACCAATTGCAGCTAACTTTCACTAATTAACTGTAACAAAGCTTCCGTTGATATCTTGCCACTCATCTCAGTACCTTCCAGCAGGCTATCTGCCAAATCTCGTTTCTGGTGATGCAATTGCACAATTTTTTCTTCGATAGTATCCTTTGCTACCAAGCGATAAATTGTCACCGGGCGTTGTTGCCCGATGCGATGGGCGCGGTCTGAGGCTTGGTCTTCCACTGCGGGATTCCACCAAGGATCTGTATGAATCACATAATCAGCCGCAGTTAGATTAAGTCCTGTCCCCCCTGCTTTGAGACTAATCAGAAAGACATCCCCTGAACCAGCTTGGAACGCATCGACCCGTTTTTTGCGCTCTGCCACTGAAGTACTGCCATCTAGATATTGATAATTAATACCTTGCTGTTCGAGGTAATCGCGGATGATGTGCAAATGGTCAACAAACTGACTAAACACTAACGCTTTATGACGATTTTCCAGGAGTTCACCTAGCACCTCACCAAAAAGTTGCAATTTGGAACTGGGTAATTCAGTACCAGGCATCACTAAACTAGGATTACAGCAAGCGCGACGCAGTTTCATAATCTCAGCTAAAACCTGCAAATGTTTCTTTCCTGCTTCTGCATCACTTTCGGTCAGTTTAGATATTGCCTGACGGCGCAATGCTTCATAGAATGCCTTTTCCTCTCGACTTAACTCTACATGAAGGAGAATTTCGGTACGAGATGGTAACTCTTCTAATACTTGATTTTTTGTCCGCCGCAACAGAAATGGTTGAATCAGTTTTTTGAGTTTATTACGTGCAAGTTTATCTTGATATTTTTCAATGGGGGTAGCAAAGCGTTGATTGAAGCTTTCAAAAGAACCCAATAACCCAGGATTAATAAAGCGGAACAAATTCCACAACTCACCCAGGTGATTTTCAATGGGAGTCCCAGTAGTCAGCAACTTAAAATTAGATTTTAGGTTCATGGCTGCTTGAGAACGTTTAGTGGTCATATTTTTAATTGCCTGGGCTTCATCTAGGACAATAGTTTGCCACTGTATCTGAGCAAGCATTTGCGCTACTTCTTCCTGCTGTAATAAACCATAGCTGCATACCAACATATCTAAAGGTTGTAAACCATCCAATAATTTTTGGCGGTTAGCACCAGAAAATTGAATAATATTGAGAGTTGGGGCAAACTTCTGCGCTTCACTCACCCAATTCATACATACAGAAGTGGGGGCAATAATTAGGGTTGGCCCTTCATGGGCATTTCTGAGAATGACCGCCAATGCTTGCAAGGTCTTACCGAGTCCCATTTGGTCTGCTAAACAAGCACCCACACCCCAATGTGCTAGCCGCGCCAGCCAACAAAAACCTTCCATCTGGTAGTCACGTAGTTCTGCTTGAAGGGTAGATGGCAGTTCCGGCTGGAGGTTTTGCACCTCATGGAGACGCTGGATATGTGTTTTCCAGTGTTTATCTGCTTTTACCTTACCTACCTCATCGACAAAATCTTCTAACCCTAATGTTGCTAATGGGTGAAAACGAATACCTTTACTATGTTTTTCTGAAAACATCCGTAATTCGTCGAG contains:
- a CDS encoding type II toxin-antitoxin system Phd/YefM family antitoxin, encoding MSITVNVSEVTAKFSELLSQVLLGEEVVIAQKGIPVARLVALTDTASPRIPGLDKGKVIIAPDFDEPLPEDILNDFDSSNLV
- a CDS encoding type II toxin-antitoxin system VapC family toxin gives rise to the protein MRALLDTHVFIWWVTDDPQLSSTSRSIIADSGNILFLSVASVWEIVIKTKSGKLTLPEPVEEYIPNRLALNRFESLDIQMTHTLQVANLPNIHRDPFDRILIAQSQVENLPIVTIDQKIAQYSVEIIW
- a CDS encoding tetratricopeptide repeat protein, giving the protein MLHEDLQHKDYVAIAGMGGVGKTELATQYARRYQQDYGGITWFNDRETNLAAEVLEFFRLQFDLEIPQELGERFLSLEEQVAWCWSRYPNSELPILIVFDDVTDLDNLRQVVPKDNRFQVLITTRLRHLDPNFIQEISLDVLSPQKEPGKALELLKRLLGEKDKRVENQPQAATNICECLEYLPLGIELVGAYLVRDPDISLDMMFGRLQERKLAEEALQDRKTIHPTQLGVKAAFALTWEELDPLAQQLGRFLSLFSPALILWDLVIWVATVGGEGENQEERQLTWSEDELNQAKKQLYGRNLLQLVEEREGCYKIHALVRWFLQEELANSGETKSVLETIFATAMITLAQSLPNSPTSKQIESIRDIVPHLEDLSKRIIAEIKEAKEVQIISLASVPNDELIWIFVGIGRFYNGQGLYQLAEPWSRECVNVFQSLFAGDHLDVATSLNNLAGLYNSQGRYSEAKPLYIEALAMRKRLFAGDHSDVATSLNNLAGLYNSQGRYSEAEPLYVEALAMRKRLFACDHPDMATILNNLAFLYYSQGRYSDTEPLYVEALAMRKRLFAGDHPDVAASLNNLALLYYSQGRYSKAEPLYVEVLAMRKRLFAGDHPDVAASLNNLAGLYNSQGCYSEAEPLYVEALAMRKRLFAGDHPDMATTLNNLAFLYYSQGRYSEAEPLYVEALAMRKRLFAGDHPDMAASLNNLALLYYSQGRYSEAEPLYVEALAMTKRLFAGDHPDVAASLNNLAALYNSQGRYSEAESLYVEALAMRKRLFAGDHPDVAASLNNLALLYNSQERYSEAEPLYVETLAMRKRLFAGDHPDMATTLNNLAFLYYSQGRYSEAEPLYVEALAMTKRLFAGDHPDVAASLNNLAALYKRQGRYSEAEPLYVEALAMTKRLFAGDHPDMAASLNNLAFLYYSQERYSKAEPLYVEALAMCQRVLGVNHPTTTTIRENLAILQRQSTPRAIWLRRLGQFVQILLAILILPFYLLWRLAKKLIRN
- a CDS encoding transposase; its protein translation is MENISQWVGIDVSKATLDVYIRPMGKALKVANTEVEISHLVEQLKSFDLNLIVLEATGGLETELIIQLQAALLPVALINPRLGRDFAKATGRLAKTDAIDAQILAHFGEAMKPQVLAIESETARQLGELISRRRQLVEMQTAEKNRRARARGKALADIEAHIEYLEERLKQLNQQIQELTQNNQQWIDKVNLLKTTPGIGQVISTTLVSDLPELGQLTAKQISRLVGVAPINHDSGQHKGKRMINGGRAHVRATLYMGAVVAMRHNPVIKAFYQRLVERGKSKKLALTACVHKMLVILNAMVRDNLPWCLTDNFKPIVNV
- a CDS encoding histidine phosphatase family protein translates to MTRVIIVRHGQSGYNTERRIQGRTDASTLTEKGRNDASKAGKALSNISFNAIYSSPLQRAKHTADIIHSELATRSEQSAVIQVSDLLLEIDLPLWEALLTAEVKQKFAEDYRTWHQRPDELRMLLNDAEGTREHFPVLALYEQARQFWQETLSQHQGETILIVGHNGINRALISTALGIPASRYHSIQQSNCGISVLNFAGGLGEPVQLESLNQTQHTGETLPSLRPDHQGVRLLLVRHGETDWNRQTRFQGQIDVPLNDNGRQQSQKAGEFLQEVAIDFAVSSTMLRPKETAEIILKQHPNVKLDLQDGLREISHGLWEGKLETEIEQEFPGELQRWRLVPAQVQMPEGENLQEVWERSVAAWQSIVEAALTNQFKTVLVVAHDATNKTLLCHILGLSLENFWNFRQGNGAVSVIDYPSGIDGLPVLQAMNITTHFGGGVLDKTAAGAL